From the Cyanobium sp. M30B3 genome, the window CCTCGACCCGGAGGCGGGCCTGGCCGGCACCAACCGCCGCTTCCTCGACCGCTTCTCGCGGGTGGAGGCCGCCCTCGGCGGCGACCTCCAGGGCCGCAGCATCGAGGAACTCGAGGGCCTGTGGCGCGAGGCCAAGGCCCAGATCAGGACGGAGGGCTCGGGCCCCTTCCCTCCGCCGTGAGCCCCAGGCCCTGTCCTGCATTCTGTACAGCCCGTACAGAATCCTCAACGCTGCCACGACTCCAGCCCCGCAACCCGCCCCGGCCCGGGCCCCGGTTCAGTCCTCGGGCAGCTGAATCCGTCCCTGCCGCCGGCCTTTGATGGCGCCGCGCCGCTGCTTGGCCGCCAGGCGCCGTTCCACCGAGCCCCGCGTGGGCCGGGTGGCACGCCGCGGCGGCGGCGGCGGCTGGATCGCGTCCTGCAGCAGCTCCGCCAGGCGCCGCTGGGCCGCCACCCGGTTCTGCCACTGGGAGCGGTGTTCGCTGGCGGCAATCACCACACACCCCTCCACCAGCCGCCCCTCCAGCCGCCGCAGGGCCCGGGCGCGCAGCAGTGGCGGCAGCACACCGCTGGCGGCCAGATCCCACACCAGCTCCACCCGCGAGTCGGTGCGGTTCACGTTCTGGCCGCCGGGGCCGGAACTGCGCGAGAAACGCCAGATCAGCTCCACCGCCGGGATCAGCAGCCCGGGGTTGATCTGCAGATCGGCACCCGGTCGTGGGCCCGCCATGCCTGCCCCTCCTCGGTTCGCGCCACAGCTGGCCTCAGTCTGGGTGGCGGAGGGCACACGAGCGATGCGCAAGGCTGGAACCAGCTGTTCCGCAGGCATGGACTGTTCCGCAGGCAAGGTCTGGATCGATGAGGTGTTCGATGGCGTGCGCTACGGGCTGGAAGGCCGGGTGATCGCCGAGCGGCAGTCGCCGTTCCAGCGCGTCACGATCATCGAGAGCGAGCGCTACGGCAAGGGCCTGCTGCTCGACGGCTGCTGGATGACCGCCGAGCGCCAGGAGCGGCAGTACCACGAGGCCCTGGTGCATCCCGCCCTCTGCGGCGCCGGGAGCATCGAGCGGGTGCTGGTGATCGGCGGCGGCGACGGCGGCACCGCCCGCGAGTGCCTGCGCCACGCCGGCGTGCAGCACCTCGACATGGTGGAGATCGACGGCCTGGTGGTGGAGTGGAGCCAGCAGTATCTGGCCTCGATCGGCGGGGGCTGCTGGAGCGACCCCCGCTTCCAGCTCACCGTGGGCGACGGCATCGCCTGGGCCGCCAACGCCCCGGACAGCAGCTACGACGTGGTGATCGTGGACGGCTCCGACCCGGCCGGCCCGGCCGAGGGGCTGTTCAACCGGGCCTTCTTCGAGCACTGCCGCCGCATCCTCAGGCCGGGCGGCGTGTTTGCCAGCCAGAGCGAGTCGCCCGAGGCATTCCGCCAGGTGCACCTGGACACGGTGCGCCTGATCCGCTCGGTGTTCGGCCACGCCGACCCGCTCTACGGCTGGGTGCCGATGTATCCCAGTGGCTGGTGGAGCTGGACCTTCGCGGCCGTGGATGGCCCCCGCTACCGCCAGCCCAGGCCTGAGCGGGCGGACGCCGTGGCCGCGGGCTGTGAGATCTGGAGCCCCCGCTGGCAGCGCGGCGCCTTCGACGCCATCCCCGCCGCCATCGAGCGAGAGCTGGCGCGCTGAGAAGCTGGGTAACACAGCACCGTTCAACGCCGATCTCTCTGGCACCGATCTCTTCGGCACCGATGGCGCCATCTCCATGGGCAGTCGCCGCGTCCTCGACGCCGTGGACATCCCCTTCGGTGCCCCTGAGCCCTGGGGCTGGGCAGCAGCTTCTGCACCTGAGGATGGGCAAGCCACTCGAGCCGGGAGCCGGCCCCATCGCCCGGCTCGATCTACAGACAAAACGCAGCCGGCCAGCCCCTTAGCCTGGATCCACCCACGATGGGCTCAAGTGCGCGAACCGGCGATCCTCGAGCACAGCATCGGCGACGACTTCATCGGCTGCTTCGAGACCAACCACCAGCCCGAGCCGCTGGAGCAGTTCTTCGCCTACCTGGAAAACAACGGGCTGATCGTGGAGCGACAGGAGGGGCGGGAAGAGGTGCGGGATCGACAGGCCCTTCTCAATCGAGTGGCACCTCGCTTTTATCAAGACAGGCTAATCGCTCCGATCTACCAGCGCTATTCCGCTCTCTGCGATCAAGCATTAAGACTTTATTTTGAACGCTATCCGATTCTGAAAGCGGGTCGCTATTTTCACCTGAATTGCAAGTTTCAGCGCACCCGGCCCGGCGAAGGTTTTCATCAGTGGCATTTTGAAAACACTGGTGATGTTCCATTTCGAAAGTTGGTCACCATGCTCTACCTCAACACAGTTGAAGCCGGGGGCGAAACCGAATTTCTCTATTTACACCGCCGGATCGAACCACGCCAGGGAAGACTCGTGATATTCCCGGCCGGCTTCACCCACACCCACCGGGGCAACCCACCCTTGAGCGGTGACAAGTACATCCTCACGTCGTGGCTTGAAGAATTCCCCTGATCCAACAGATCCAACGCCTGTCATCGCTCGCATGCGCAAAGCGATGCAGTGTGCTGATTGGTCTGCTGCCATCAGTGCCGCCGAAGCCTGGCGCCTCAACGGCGGGAGCGACTGGCGCATCACCCTCAATCAGGCCGTCTGTGCCAGCAGGATCCGGCATGGCCCCGAAAACACCTGGCTGGAGCTCGTCCAGGAGGCCCTGCAGCAGAGCGGCCATGCCCCAATCGCACTGCTGGCGGCATCCGAAGTGCAGTGCGCCACCGGGCAATGGGAAGAGGCGCTGGCGCTGGTGGCGGAGCTGGAGCAAGGCGGGCAAACACTGCTCCCATGGGAAGCCATCCGATTGCGCTGTGAAGCCCTGGGCCGCCTTGGTCAAACCGCCAAGGCCCTGGAAGAACTGGTGCGATGGCCCACGGGCCAACGGGACTGGCGATGGCAGATGGCAAAAGCCGACGCCCATGTGCAGGCAAGCCAGTGGCGAGAAGCCGAGCATGCCTACACGTCGGTACTGGCAGAGCGGCCCCATCAACCGGAAGCCCACCTCAACCTTGCGTTGACGCTTCTCAGTCAGCAACGCTGCGCTGAAGCCTGGCCCCACTACGAGTGGCGACGCAGCAATCCACGCCTGAACCGGTGGGGAATTCCGCAACCACTCCCCTCGCTGGCCAGTCTGGTCGGGCAGGACGTGGTGGTGGTGGGCGAGCAGGGTATCGGCGACCAGGTGATGGCTTGCCGCTACCTGCGACACCTGGCCTGCGCCTGCCGCAGCCTCCACGTCGAGCCAGCGCCTCGGCTCGCGCCCCTGCTGCAGCGCAGCCTGCCCAACACCGTGGCGGTGGTCTCTCCAGGCGCCAGCCCACAGGACGCCCTGGTGATCGGCATGGCCAGCCTGCCCATGCTGTTCTGGCAGGAGCTGGGACTGGCCGCACCAGGAGCTGAGGGCTACCTCCAAACGGATCACCAGCGCGTGGAGCACTGGAGACACCAGTTGGCGACATTGCCGGCCGGACTCCGGCTAGGGATCGGCTGGCTGGGTGGCTCGACTGGGGCGGAACGTCGCGTGCGCTCGCTCAGCCCCGCCGATCTTCAGCTCCTGGGAGATTGGCCGGGTGTGCAATGGCTGGACCTCCAATACCTGCCAGCAGGATGGGAGCCACTGGCAACAATCAGCACCAGGGCCGGTATGCATCGACTCGGACACCCAGGCTCAGATCTGGACGACACGTTGGCCCTGATCCAAAGCCTCGACGGGGTGCTGACCACACGCCAGACCGTGGCCCACCTGGCGGGAGCGCTAGGGAAACCAGGCCAGGTGCTGGTTCCAGCGCGCCCGGAATGGCGCTACTGGGGGGGTAACAACCAATGGGCGTGGTACCCATCGCTGACACTGATCCAACAAGGCGAGCGCGGCACCTGGGAGCCAGCGCTGGGCCAAGCGAGTGACCATTGGCGCCGAACGGGGACAACATCAACATGACCACAACAGTGCTGAGACAGGACAGCTCATGCGCATGGGGGATTAGCCCAACCCCAGCTCGCGCTCCAGGTGCTGTGGAAAACCGAGCGACCAGGGTCCAGCAAGAGTCCAGTGGGCCAGTGAGGGGCATGGAACAACATCAGCGAATGCCAATTCTTGCGAGAGCAAGACAATTGGGGCCATCCACTCAGCGAGAGTCGGTTGCATCCATGGCCGGGGTGGTGAACACACATCAAGGCATCGGCGTTATCAAGTAGCGCCCACAGCCTGGTCGGATCACCAGGTAGATGCCCAGGAGCTGGTTTCATACGCCCCAATAAAGCGCTCAAGTATGGGCTGCTCGAGAGAAGTGAGAGACAGGCAGGCTGCTACGAGACCTGAGGGAGTAAGCCCAGCACAAGAGCCGCCTCACGGTGACGTTGATCACAGCCGATGAGTCTGAGCCAGAGATCTAATGAGTTACTGTGGGCAAACCATCACGGACGCAGCGCAGCGGGATCAGGAATATTGGGCAGCAGAGATGTGAGGCTATGGCGTCAAACATCAATGCAGCACCCACGAGGCGGAACAAGAAAGGAACCAACCGAGCATGGATCTGACACAACGCGTTAAATCATTTCGGAGTCGACAACGACAGGTCCTCAGCTGGATCCTGAGCACAGGCCGCCCCGTCCGCACTGTGGTGGCGATGGGCAATCGCCTGACCCTACTCCTGATTGGACAAGTTCTCGCGAAACCGGCAAGCCTGGTCGCGGCCGTAACCACCGAAGATGAGGCCGTCGAAAACATCAAAAAACATCGGCCCTCACTGCTAATCTGCGAGGCACCGCTGGAATCAGGATGCGTGATATCACTCTGCATCATTGCCAGAGCAACAGTGGCGGACATCCAGATCCTCGTGCTCATCAGCGAGCGGGAAGACCTGACAACATGGCTGTCGCTAGATCCTCTGGTTGACGTGGCGGTCGCCACAAAAGACCTGGGAGACGACGAATACCCGCTGGTGCGAAGCTTCATAGAACTAGCTCGCAAACGCCGCTACCGCAGCAAATCCATTCGCAGTGGCACATCAGAGCCCGCCGAAGAACACGCCACAAGGAAGGCAAGGCTAACCGCAAGGGAAGTAGAAGTTTTGGCATTGATCGGACAAGGAATGCGTGACAAAGAGATCGCGGTAAAACTTGGCATTAGCCATCAAACAGCCCGCACCTATGTGAAGGATGTACGCCGTAAGCTCGGCGCAAAAAGCCGCATTTCGGCAGTGATCAAAGGATTGGCAAGGCCATAAGAGCCCAGGCCTTCATGGGCACACAAAAGCCTGTGGTCAGAGCAGGTCAGAACCAAAGCAAGCAGGATCTTCCAGAGGGATGAAGCGGCAAACCGCAATACTCGGAAAAGCCAGCCAACAAGCGGCTCGAATCACTGAAAGAGAGCCATTGCAATGATTAGGGCATACGCTCCACACGCCATCGGCGTAGCGTGATCCGGAAGCCAAGTTAGCCGATGAAAGGATTGGGACAGATGTCCCCCACCCGCCCCCCCCATTTGAGAGGGGTGGGGGATGCCATCCATAACCGAACCCTCCAGAATGGGATACAGATAAGCAGACCATTCCCATGGGTGTCACCCCTCCAATGCCCGTCCCTTCTGGGGCAACGGCCACTACTACCTGTTCACCAACGAAACGGCCAGCTGGAGCGATGCCCTGTCGCGCTCCAATGTCTATCTTGACAAGCTAGATACGTATGGCTACCTGGCAACGGTTACGTCAGCAGAAGAAAATGACTTCATCGTTAATCACTCATACAATGGTGAAAGGATTCCAAACTCAGGCTTCCTTGGTGGCACAGATTCTGGAAGGTACCCTCCTGCCACAGAGGGAACATGGATATGGCAGACAGGCCCGGAGCAAGGACAGATATTCCGCTCGAATGGCACCAATCTTATGTATACGAATTGGGACAGTGGCCAACCCAACAATAACAACAACCAGGATTACCTACAGATCTACACCTCGGGCTACTGGGATGATACAGACGGCGGCTCGGACAATAAACGCCGTTATATAACAGAATGGGGCCGTGCCGGCGCTGAGTTCACGGCTGAGTTTGCCGATCTGAACGCCAGCGATACGGCCAGCGGTACGGCAAATGGACACAAAAACGGCGTGGCGCCAAAGATGACAATTAACTTCGATTGGGTTGTGCCGGATGACTATGTTGATATCCGCAACGGCACCCCGCTGATCGACATCCCGATCACGTTTGGGGGCACTGCCATCTTCGACACCGACTACACGGTGTCGGTAAGCGGCGGTCGCAGCGAGTGGAGAGACGACGGGCGCCTGTATGTTCGCAACACCAACAGTGTCGTACTCACCTTTAACTTCAACGACAACAGTGACTGGAAGTTCCCCCGCACCATCACAGCTGCGCTGCACCCTGATGGTAGCGAAAACATTTACGCCATTGGTGGGAACGCCACCAGCCAGGTCTGGCTGTTCGATGACAAACCCCAGCTGAGCCTGGGGCAGGGGGCCAACCAATTCATCCATACTGCTTACACATTCACGCCAAACGACACGCTCCCGAAAGACAACAACGACTTCAACACCAACAACACCGTGCTGGTGTTTGACAATGACGGCATCAACGAGTCGGACGCAAGCTTTGCTGCCCAAGGGCTTTATGACTATTTTGCAATTCGCTGGGAAACGTATCTACGCATACCCGAGACAGGAAACTACGTCTTCCGTACAACCACCGACGATGGCACAGAACTGACCATTCAGAGAAACAACAGCAGCGGCGAGGTACTCGACAGCTTTAGCCACTGGGAACCGACATCAGCCACCAGCCATGACACGAAACCAATCAGCCTCAAAGAGGGAGATGTGGTATGGCTGCGACTTGATTACTTTGAGAATACAGGGGCCGCATCTGCCAAACTGACCTGGGATCGCCCCAATGGTTCAGGCGGCACAGTTTCCAACGAGATTGTGCCGGCCAGTGCCATGTTCCTCTCGGAATCCCTGGCAAAGGGCCTGAATCGCACGGAATCGGACACCGACAGCACCAGCCTTGGTTTTCAACTCTTTGCCAACAAGAGCACAACCGATGAGGTCAACGTACAGCTGACCTCAAGCTCCGAAACAGCCAACTCCACGTTCAACACAACCCAGGCCCAGCGCCAGACTGACGGCACCCGTGTTGGTGGCGACTATGCAATTGTCGCTAACAGCGCCATCCTAGGCACCGACAACATTGGCATCAACGGTGTTGTTCAAGGAAGAACCATCTCCCCATTTGGCACGAGTGCCAACGCGGCAACAACTAGCCGGGATAGCAGCACTGAAGTCTCGCCGGTAGGTGGTGTGCCCCTGCGCATGAGTGTCACAGGCAATGATCCCCATCTCGCAACCTACAACAGCAGCCAATGGAATGTTGCCGATGCACAGCAGGGCGACACCTGGACACTAAGTGTTTACGCCAAGGCAGACAGATCCACGAGCGGGCAACTCTTCATCTTTGAAGCCAATGAGAACGGTGTGATCACGAAAGCGCCTGCCACAACAATCCAGCTGGGTAATGAATGGCAGCGACATTCCTTCACCTACACATTCACAGACCCATCCGCCCGCTACATCCAGGTCAGGCTTGATGGACCCGATAGCGGGGGAACGGGCGCTTCAATCTGGTGGGACGGCCTACAAGTTGAGCAAGCCAGCCAGGCAAGCCACTTTTCAGTATCATCAGAGATCAATCATTTCGCCGCGAAATTCAATCCACTTGATCTTCACAGCGGGGGCTTCGGCACTCTTCCGTGGACGCCCAGCAGTGACAATGTCAACACTCTGCCGATAGTCAAGTCTTTTGACGTCCTGGTGCTACCCGATAGCTATGCCGAAAACACGGAGTCAATCACGCTGACACTTGGTAGTGGCACGGGCTACGGGGTGAGTAATAACAGTCAGACGATCACGATCGCTGACAACCCCTTTGTGCTGTCGCTCAAAGCTGGGCAGAATCCAACGGAAGCCGGTGCCAACGAAGCCGATCTCGGCTGGTTCACGATCAGCGCTAACAAGCCAGCCCCCAATGGTGGCCTGCGGGTGCGCTACGAGATCACAGGCGGCTCGGCGACGCGCGATGTCGACTACTACGCACCACAAGCAACATTAAGTACCGCCGATTTCGATCCAGAGAATTTGGTTGTTCTGCCAACTGGTGCCACAGAAGCACGGATCTACATCTCAGCCATTGCCGATGCGATCCGGGAGGGCGACGAAACAATTACTCTCAAACTGATTCCTAACGTTGAAACAGACGACAAGGGCTTCACTTTTCAGCGCTACAACATTGACAGTGGCCACAGCGAAGCCACATTGACGATCATCGACAGCACGGCCTACACGCCGGCAGTGGTGGTGACACCTGCGGATCGCACCGGCTTGGCAACTGTGCGGGCGCAGTTGATCAACGGTCAACAGCAGGCCGCTTTCGAGGTACGCATCACCAGCCAGCCCTTGGCCGAAGTGACCGTCAACCTGAGCAGTTCCAGCGGCACGCTTTCCAGCCAGCAGCTCACCTTCACCAGCAGCAACTGGACCCAGCCGCAGCGCGTCACTCTTTCCGACCTGCGCACCGATGGGGTCAGCACGGTGAGCCTGGGCACGGCCAGCAGCGACAGCTTCTACAGCGCGCTGAGTGCCACGCAGCGAGTCATTCCCTCGAACTGGCCCTCCGAACTGGAGCTAACCCTATGGGAAGGTGGCAGTCCTGTACCGATGCAGCCTGCGGCGAGCGTGCAGGCAGTCGATGGAACCGAGGGGAGCAACAGCCGCCTGGGTTTCGAGCTCAATCTGGCCTCGCCGGTGACGGGCAGCCCGGTGGAACTCCTTTACGAGCTCCAGGGAGGCACCAGCTCCCCATTTGGCACAGTTGCCAATGCGGCAATCACGAGCCGAGACACGGGCACTGCAGCCTCGCCCGTTGGCGGCGTGCCCCTGCGCATGACTGTCACAGGCAATGATCCTTATCTCGAGACCTACAACGGAAGCCAATGGAATATTGCCGAAGCAATCCAGGGGGATACCTGGACAGTGAGCGTCTACGCCAAGGCAGACAGACCCACCAGCGGCCAACTCTTTATCTTTGAGGTGGATGAGAGCGGTAGAAACACAAAAGCACCTGCCAAGACGATTCAGCTCAGCACGGATTGGCAGCGTCAGTCCTTCACCTATACCCTCACAGATCCCTCCACTCGCTACATACAGGTCAGGCTTGACGGGCCCCAGGACGACGGGTCAGGCACGGAAATATGGTGGGACGGATTACAAGTTGAAAAGGGGGACCAGGCAAGCCCCTTCACAACATCACCAGACACCAATCAGTTTGCAGGCACATTTAATTCTCTCGATCTGTATAGCGGCTATGGCCTCATTCTCGATGGCAAAGATGCCGATGTCTTGCATCAGCCCCAGGCTACCTACAGGCCCCTGATCCTCAGCAACAACAGCAGTGGTGGAGAATTCGCCTATGCAGAACTAGGCGAACTCACCACGGTGAGCAGCAGTGGGGAGATCAGTGCCGAAGCCTGGGTGCGTCGCGATGCGGCGAGCACGGATGCAGGAGTTCTGGACTTTACGGACGACAGCGGCCACAACCAGATCACCCTTGGCTTTCACGACACCACAGGCAAGCCAAAGCTGGACATTCGCGATCCTGGTGGTGCTCTGCTACTGAGCCTGATTTGCGACAGCGAGGTGGGTCTGGGTGAATGGAACCATCTGGCCTACAGCGTGAACGCAAGAGGCGTCGCCAGCCTCTACCTGAATGGCGATCTCGCGAAACGGGGACAGCTCACCCATGCATCGGGGCTCAAGGTATCGCTTTATGAGGGCAAGAACTTTGAAACCCTACGCAGCAGCAGCGGTGAATCGACAATCGACTTTGACGACAGCTATGACACGACAAGGGGGGGAGACGGCGACACCTTCTCGATTCGAGCAACTGGGCAGATCCAGGCCCGAACAAACGGCGACAACAGCTTCGCCGTGCTTTCCGATGAAGGCGTAAGGATTTGGATCAATGGACAGCAAGTTGTTAACAGCTGGACCAATCATGAAGCCACCTGGAACAGCTTCACAGTGCCCAACCTCGTGGCAGGGGAGTGGTATGACATTCAGATCGACTACTACGAAGATGGAGGTGCAGCGCGGCTACTTCTTGCTGATCACGAAGGCGGCATGCCGACCACAGCCCTGCGCCATGTACCGCTGTTTAACACAGCTCGCAGTCACAACTCCATCGGCCGCACGGCCCTGGGCAGCTCAGCTTCCGGCTACTTCAATGGTGCGATACGTGGCGTCGGCATCTGGAATGCGGCTCGCAGCCAGGAACAAATCCAGGCTTCGAAGCTCGCAGCCCTGCCCGGAGGCACAGGCCTGATCAGCGCCCTGGCACTCAATAACTCAACAGAGAACAGCGTGGCGGGCGCACCAGCGGCCGTACTGCACAGCGGATCGAGCAACAGCGCCACCTTCGCAACCACACCCATCTACGGGATCAAGATCGCAGTGGGCAGCTCTAGCATCAGCCTTCCCACTCCAGCGGTTGACGATCTCACGGCCGAGGGCACCGAAAGTCTCACCCTCACCCTGATCGATAGCGGTCGTTACAGCATCGCAGGCAGCACTGGGACAGCAACGGCCTACCTCAGTGACAACGACATCGCCGACGTGCTGTTCCTCAGTGCCAGCCAGGCAGGCAGCACTGACGGGACCACCACCTGGACACCAACAAGCCAGTTCCGCGTGAGCGAGAGCGATGTCAGCAATGGGACGATCACGCCGCTCGGAATCCGACTGAACAGCCGTCCAACCGCCGCAGTCACCCTCACTCTCGACCTGATCTCCTACGACAGCGGCGAGATCCAGGTCACCAATCCCGCAAATCCCGCCGCAACTGCGGTGCAGCTGGTCTTCACCCCCGACAACTGGGATCAGATCCAGCCATTGCAATTGCAGGGAATTGACGACGACGAAAACGACGACGATACGACTCAGCAACTCAGTTTTACGGTCAGCAGCAGCGATCCGATCTACGCGGCAATCAGACCCAGCCTGTCGGTGCTTGTCATCGACAACGACGCCACAACGGCCAACGAATCACTGGCGACAGCCCAGAGTTCAACGGCTCCGATGGTCTCCTTAACGGGCCCGACACAGCCCACAATCCGTGAGGATGGCAGCGACAGTGCCACCTTCACGATCAGCCTGCCCAATGCAGCCAGCGAAGACACTCTGGTGTTCTTCGAGTTGGATCGACGGCTGAGCCAAGTCAGCGCCAGCGACATCATGATCAGCGCCGGCAGCGGCAACCAGTCGATGGGCGGACTCACCCGCTTCGACAGCGCCTCGGGCGCCGAGGAGACAGCCAAGCTCGACAGCGATGGGATCAACGAAACCGCAGCCAGCTTCAACGACAACAATCTCACTGGCGCCTTCACCAGTACCTGGTCTGGCTACATCTTTATCCCCGAGACAGGCAGCTACAACTTCAACATCCCTGTTCAAGGAGGCACCAGGCTGACACTGGACGGACAGGTTGTCATCGACAAGCTCAATACAAATGCTCTGGCAACATGGGGCACTGGCACAATCCAGCTAAACCGGGGCGATTTTCTTGCCATTAAGCTCGATTACCAGTCATTCAATACGGACTCACCCAGCGTTGCCCTGCAGTGGAAGCGGCCTACCGATGGCGGCACAGACTACCGTGAAGAAATAGTCCCGAGTGACTTCCTAACCCGCACGAGTGGCTTCAGCCTGTTGATTCCCAAGGGAAGCACCACTGGGAGCTTCACAATGACGGGGGTACAGGACCAAGTGGCTGAGGGCATCGAAACTCTGGCCACATCTCTACTCACAGCACGTGGTGTAGGGCTGATAGTCCTGGATCAATCCGGGATCAATCAACTGCAGGTGACACTGGCCACGACGGATCGGGAGTCAATCAACCTGCCCGAAGGTACCGTGCTCGCATTAGGCGAAGACCTTGGCAGCAACGGAGAGAAGAGTGAAACGATTGCCACGTTCACAGTTAATGCATCAGCCACGATCCATCGCGATCGCACCACGGCCCTCACGGGCACACTGACGTGGACAGCCACGGGTGAAACCAGTGCCTACAACAGCTCCGTTGTTGGTCTCGTAGCAGGCTATGGAAGTGATCTATACCAGATCGCCGATCCCAGTGTTTCGCTCACACTCACCGCGCCACTCATCGCCAATGGCAGCAATAGCTATTTGGCCAGCTTGCAGTTGGAAAGCACAAATCGCAGCACTGTCACAATTCCATCGGGCACGACACTCAATTACACGGTGGACAGCACGGGTGAATTTATTTCGCTCGTGCTCAGCGACTCGCTCACAGTGGCGAGCGGCGAAACGGTAACCGATGTGGCGTTCAGCGAATCAGCTAAAAGCAACTCGCTTGATCCCACGGCAGCATCCACTCCCTTGGTGGGCCTGAGCAGCAGTTACGTGCTTCCCAATTCGAATGTGCTGCAGCTGATCGACGATGATCAAGCCGGGCTGTTCTTCTCACTAGATGCAACAGGCAACACCACAATTGACAGCACACCCTTCAATCTTTCCGAGGGAGGCAGCAGTACCACCCGATACGTGCGGCTCACCAGCCAACCCACGGCATCGGTGACGGTCTACGTGGAAACCGACGATGCCAGCGAGGTGCTGCTGCAGGTGCCAGGCACTAACCCCGCCCCTGCAGACTCGCGGATTGCCCTCACATTTAAGCCAAGCAATTGGCAGACAGCTCAGGCATTCACGGTCATCCCAGTTGATGACAAGCTCGTTGATGGAAATAATGAGGTTAACCTACATGTGCGCACCACCAGCAGCGACAGCTTCTACAACATCAACGAAGCCAACCTGCCCAAACTGCCCTTCAGGGTAAATGACAATGACAGCGCCACACTGCTCGTGGAACTACAACAGAGCACGATCAGCAAAGCAGGCAATGGCTTCCTAAACCTGAGCCTCACAGCACAACCCACGGCAGATGTCACCGTGAGCCTGGTGCCAAGCGACAGCCAGTTCATCATTAACAACAGGAGCATCGGCCGTGGCGAAACACTGATCTTCACACCCACCAACTGGTCGACGATTCAAACCATATCTCTATGGGCAGTAGACGACACGACCGTGGAGGATATAACAAGAAGCCAGTTGAAGCTAAGCACATCAACCAGCGATGTAAGCTTCAACGGGCTGAGCATCAATCCGGTTCAGATCGACATCGTCGATAATGATTTACCCCAGGCACTGATCACACTGATCAGCGATAGCAGTGAGGATGCCAAGCCAGGACGATTCAGGATTGAGCTGACCAATCCAGCACCGAATTCAGCCGGGTCGACGG encodes:
- the arfB gene encoding aminoacyl-tRNA hydrolase; this translates as MAGPRPGADLQINPGLLIPAVELIWRFSRSSGPGGQNVNRTDSRVELVWDLAASGVLPPLLRARALRRLEGRLVEGCVVIAASEHRSQWQNRVAAQRRLAELLQDAIQPPPPPRRATRPTRGSVERRLAAKQRRGAIKGRRQGRIQLPED
- the speE gene encoding polyamine aminopropyltransferase gives rise to the protein MDCSAGKVWIDEVFDGVRYGLEGRVIAERQSPFQRVTIIESERYGKGLLLDGCWMTAERQERQYHEALVHPALCGAGSIERVLVIGGGDGGTARECLRHAGVQHLDMVEIDGLVVEWSQQYLASIGGGCWSDPRFQLTVGDGIAWAANAPDSSYDVVIVDGSDPAGPAEGLFNRAFFEHCRRILRPGGVFASQSESPEAFRQVHLDTVRLIRSVFGHADPLYGWVPMYPSGWWSWTFAAVDGPRYRQPRPERADAVAAGCEIWSPRWQRGAFDAIPAAIERELAR
- a CDS encoding 2OG-Fe(II) oxygenase, with the protein product MREPAILEHSIGDDFIGCFETNHQPEPLEQFFAYLENNGLIVERQEGREEVRDRQALLNRVAPRFYQDRLIAPIYQRYSALCDQALRLYFERYPILKAGRYFHLNCKFQRTRPGEGFHQWHFENTGDVPFRKLVTMLYLNTVEAGGETEFLYLHRRIEPRQGRLVIFPAGFTHTHRGNPPLSGDKYILTSWLEEFP
- a CDS encoding tetratricopeptide repeat protein → MRKAMQCADWSAAISAAEAWRLNGGSDWRITLNQAVCASRIRHGPENTWLELVQEALQQSGHAPIALLAASEVQCATGQWEEALALVAELEQGGQTLLPWEAIRLRCEALGRLGQTAKALEELVRWPTGQRDWRWQMAKADAHVQASQWREAEHAYTSVLAERPHQPEAHLNLALTLLSQQRCAEAWPHYEWRRSNPRLNRWGIPQPLPSLASLVGQDVVVVGEQGIGDQVMACRYLRHLACACRSLHVEPAPRLAPLLQRSLPNTVAVVSPGASPQDALVIGMASLPMLFWQELGLAAPGAEGYLQTDHQRVEHWRHQLATLPAGLRLGIGWLGGSTGAERRVRSLSPADLQLLGDWPGVQWLDLQYLPAGWEPLATISTRAGMHRLGHPGSDLDDTLALIQSLDGVLTTRQTVAHLAGALGKPGQVLVPARPEWRYWGGNNQWAWYPSLTLIQQGERGTWEPALGQASDHWRRTGTTST
- a CDS encoding response regulator transcription factor gives rise to the protein MGNRLTLLLIGQVLAKPASLVAAVTTEDEAVENIKKHRPSLLICEAPLESGCVISLCIIARATVADIQILVLISEREDLTTWLSLDPLVDVAVATKDLGDDEYPLVRSFIELARKRRYRSKSIRSGTSEPAEEHATRKARLTAREVEVLALIGQGMRDKEIAVKLGISHQTARTYVKDVRRKLGAKSRISAVIKGLARP